The Zhihengliuella sp. ISTPL4 genomic interval CGAGTCTCAGCATCACCGGCACGTTGCCCAGCACCTCGCCGCTGATGAGCTTGCGGGCCAGGCTTGACATGTACTGCTGCTGGTTGCCGATGCGGCCGAGGTCGCTGCCGTCACCGACGCCATGACGGGTGCGCAGGAACTGCAGAGCTTCGAGGCCCTGCACGGTGTGCGTACCGGCGGCCATGTCGAGTCCCGTGTAGCGGTCGCGGATCGGGTTCGCGAGGCAGACGTCGACGCCGCCGATCGCGTTGGTGATCTCGATGACGCCGCCGAACGTCACGGAGGCGGCGAACTGCACCTCCTGGTCCGTGAGGGCGGAGATCGTGCGGACGACGCAGTTCAGTCCGCCGTCGGTGTACGCCACGTTCAGGGGCTGCTTGCTCATCGCGGCGGTGGCGTTGCCGTCTTCGTCCTCACAGGACGGGATCGGGATCATGAGGTCACGCGGGAAGCTGACCACGGTGATCCGCCGCGGCTCCTCGGACACGTGCACGAGAAGGTTCACGTCGTTGAGCGTGCCCTCGGCGTCGCCGCCGGTGCACCGGTCGCCGAAGTACTGCTTGTAGTCGTCCTCACAGGTGTCGACACCGGTGAGGACGAGGTTGAATCCACCCTTGTACTCACCGATGTCCGGCGGCAGGTCTTCTTGCCCGTCGAGGTCGACGGCGTTCGCCGAGACGGTGTTGGAGAAGTCGAGGTAGAAGTAGGCCGCGACGCCGATTCCGCTGACGAGCACCACCGCCATGCCGATCGCGAGGAACTTCAGCAGCTGGCTGATCGGACCGGGCGAGCGCAGCTGACCATGGCGTGCCACGGTGCGGCGGCGGCGGGTGTTCTCGCTCACTCGGACCCTTTCGGAATTCAGCGCGGCGGGGTACCGCGTTCAGGAAGCGGAGGGTGTGGGATTCGAACCCACGAGACATCTCTGCCCACTGGTTTTCAAGACCAGCTCCATCGGCCGCTCGGACAACCCTCCCGACGGCAACATCTGCCGACCAGGCGCGAGTCTAGCCGAGTTCTATTCTCCCGCGTCGACCTGGGCAGGCGCTGGAAGCGTGTCCAGGGCGTCCGCGAGGCCTCCCTGCTCGACGTCCGCGGTGATCTCGCCCGCGGCGCCCTTCACCTCGGCGGGGGCTTGACCCATGGCCACGGCGCGACCGCCGCCGCGCTGCGCCCAGCCGAACATCCCGATGTCGTTGCGCCCGTCGCCCGCCACGAGGACCCGCGCGGCGTCAAGGCCGAGTTCGTCGCGAACCCGCTCCAGCGCCGTGCCCTTGTCCACACCCTGCGGGGCGATATCCAGCCAGGCTGTCCAGCCGATCGCGTAGGACACCTCGTTGAGGCCCGCGTCGGCGACAAGCCGGTGGAAGTCGTCCTCATCGTGACCGGGTGAGACGACGACGATGCGGGAGACGGGGAGGGCACCGAGCTCGTCGAAGTCGACCTGGCGCCCTCCGTCGAGCGTCCAGTCGTCGAGCTGCTCCGTGAACAGGCGCTGTCCGGAACCGAGCTCCACCATGTACCGCGCGTCCGGAAGCCGATCCCGGAGGAGAGCCAGCACGGGTGTCGGGTCGAACGTCTCGACGTGCCAGCGCTCCCAGGCGTCGCCGTCGCGACGCATGGTCACGGCGCCGTTGGAGCACACCACGTACTCGGCGGTCAGCCCGAGCTCCTCCACATAGCGGCGGGTCGCCATCCAGCTGCGGCCGGTCGCGATGGTGACCATGTGGCCCGCATCCCGGACCCGAGCGATGGCCTCCGGCACACGGGGGCTCATCGTCTCGTCCTGCAGGAGGATGGTCCCGTCGACGTCGAGGCCGACCAGCCAGGGCGCCGTCATCGGGCCGTCTGCTCGTCGGCGAGCGGGCGGATCACCTCGAGCCCGCCGAGGTAGGGCCGCAGGACCTCGGGGACCCGTACCGAGCCGTCTGCCTGCTGATGCGTCTCGAGCAGGGCGACGATCCAGCGCGTGGTCGCGAGCGTGCCGTTGAGCGTCGCGACGTGCTGTGTCTTCGGCGCGGTGCCGCCCTCCTCCGCCGCGGGGCGGTACCGGACGTCCAGCCGACGGGCCTGATAGGTCGTGCAGTTCGAGGTCGAGGTGAGCTCCCGGAACGCGCCCTGGGTGGGCACCCATGCCTCGATGTCGTACTTGCGGGCTGCGCTCGACCCCAGGTCTCCTGCGGCGACGTCGATCACCCGGTAGGCGAGTCCGAGCGAGGTCAGCATCTCCTCCTGCAGCGCGACGAGCCGCAGGTGCTCCGCCTCGGCGTCCTCGGCCGTGGTGTAGACGAACATCTCCAGCTTGTTGAACTGGTGCACGCGGATGATGCCCCGGGTGTCCTTGCCGTGCGAACCCGCCTCGCGGCGGTAGCAGGTGGACCAGCCGGCGTAGCGGAGGGCACCGCTCGCGAGGTCGACGATCTCGTCCTTGTGGTACCCGGCGAGGGCGACCTCGCTGGTGCCGACCAGGTACAGATCGTCATCCTTGTCGAGGTGGTAGACCTCGTCGGCGTGCTCGCCGAGGAAGCCGGTTCCCTGCATGATCTCGGGGCGCACGAGGGTCGGCGTGATCAGGGGCACGAAGCCGTTCTGGAGCGCCTTGTCGAGGGCGAGGTTCATGAGCGCGATCTCGAGGCGGGCGCCGATCCCGCGCAGGAAGTAGAAACGCGCTCCGGAGACCTTGGCCCCGCGCTCCATATCGATCGCGCCGAGCAGCTCTCCGAGCTCCAGGTGGTCGCGCGGCTCGAAGTCGAACGCCGGGACGTCGCCCACGCGGCGCAGCTCCACGAAGTCGGCCTCACCACCGGCAGGGACACCGTCGATGACGACGTTCTCGATCCGGGCGAGCGCGACGGCCGCGGCCTCGGCCGCCTCGTTCGCCGCCTGCTGGGCCTGCTTGACGCGGTCGGCGAGGTCCTTGGCCTGCGCGACCAGAGCCGCCTTCTCCTCCTTGGGCGCCTTCGCGACCTGCTTGCCGAACGCATTCTGCTCCGCACGCAGCTCCTCGAATGCGGCGAGCGCAGAGCGGCGCGATCGGTCGGCCTCGAGTGCGACGTCGACGGTGCTCTGGTCGTTGCCACGGGCAGCCTGCGAACGGCGGACGATCTCCGGGTTATCGCGGAGGAGTGCGAGGTCGATCATTCCGCAAGTCTACGAGGTGCACGGGAAGGGGCCGGGCGGGCGGTCTAGAGTAGCGCCATGACCACGAGTCCTCCCGTCCTGAAGCAGGCGGCGCTCGTGTACAACCCTGTGAAAGTCGACGGGAAGCGTCTGCGTGCACAGGTCCGCGACCTCTCCCGCGGGGCGGGGTGGGATCACCCCGCCTTCTACCCGACGACCGTGCAGGATGCCGGGCAGGGAGCGACGGCGGAGGCCCTCGCGCGCGGTGTGGACGTGGTGCTCGTGGCCGGCGGCGACGGGACGGTTCGGGCTGTCGCCGAGGCCATCGCCAACACGGGCGTTCCCCTGGCGATTCTGCCGAGCGGCACCGGGAACCTCCTCGCGCGGAACCTCGGCCTCCCCCTGGCCGACCCAGCGGAGATGATCCGCGCGGCCCTCGGCGAGTTCCGCCATCCGATCGACATCGGCTGGGCGCGCATGACGAGAGAGGACGGCAGCGAGGAGGAGCACGCCTTCGTCGTGCTCGCCGGCATCGGCCTCGATGCCGACATGATCGCCAACACCCGTGCCGACCTGAAGAGGTCCGTCGGCTGGATCGCGTACGTCGACGGCGCTGCCCGTTCCCTCCCCCGCGCCAAGCCCTTCCGCGCGGTCTACCAGATCGGCACGGGACGCCTGCACTCCACGAAGGTGCACAGCATCCTGTTCGCGAACTGCGGGACGCTCCCCGCAGGCATCTCCCTGATCCCGGATGCCTCGATCACCGACGCCACCCTCGATGTCGCCGTGATCCAGCCGACAGGAGTCCTGGGCTGGCTCGGCGTCTGGCGGAAGATCTGGTGGGACAACTCCGTGCTCCGCCGCTTCCGCGCCGGACGGTTCGTGCTCGAGCGCCGCAGCACGGACGCATCGGTCCACTACTTCCGCGGAGCCCGTGCCGAAGCGGCCGCCCCGGCGCCCACGCCCATCGAGCTCGACGGAGACGAGTTCGGTGAGGCCGTGCACGTCACGTGCCGCGCCGACCCGGCCGCACTGCTGCTCGCCCTGCCCACCGGGCACCCGGTGCACATCCTCTGAGACGGGGCTGACCGGTCAGCGCACCTCGACCGTACCGTCGAGACCTCCGCCGACGAGGGTCAGCTCGAAGGGCCCGTCGTCGTCGACGTCATCCTCGGGGACCTCCACCACCGTCGCGCGGGGCGCCATGTCCATCGTGCACACCTGGTTCTCATCGGTCACGAAGGTGACCGTGCCCGCGCTGCCATCCGCCTCGACGGATTCGACGACGGGCGCGCAGCTGGAGGAACCCCAGGTCAGGAGCACCAGCCCGCCATCGTCGAACCAGGCGGCCGACGGCTGATACTCGGTCGCCGAGCCCGGCGTGGCGGTGGCGCCCGGGTCGGCGTCGACGTCGATCTCGTCGAGCAGGTCGCCGTAGGTGACCACGAGCGTGATGTCCTTGGTCGGATCGACACCCTTGGGCAGGGCCCCGATGCTCGCCCGCGGAGCGAGGTCCGCCGTGCAGGCCCGTTCGGTCGCCCCGTCGCCTTCCGGCTCCACGAGCGTCACCGACACCCGCTGCCCCTCGGCGGAGACCGCATCGACCTGCGGCAGGCAGGTCGACGATCCCCAGCTCACCACGGCGAACATCCGTCCGTCGTCGAGAAGCGCTCCCTCCATGTCGTCCTGATCGTCGCCGCTCCCGGCGGTTCCCGGACCGCTCGACGGGTCCGACGTCGCGTGTGGGGCGGCATCGCCGGGGCCCACCGTGCAGCCGGCGAGGACGAGGGCCGCGGCAAGCGCGGAGGACACGGCGAGCACGAGCCTGCGGGGAGTCATGCCCTCAGGGTAACGGCGCGCACTTCGTCCCGAAACGGGGGTTGACGGATCGGGCGATCACTGCAGCGCGGAGGTGAGCCGCGCGAGGTTGTCGAGCACGGTGGACCGCAACGGCTGCTGCAGCCATTCCTCGAGCGTCAGCTCGCGGCTCAAGGACCGGTACTTGTCCTCGACCTCGCGCATCTCGGCCACGAACTCCTCGCCGCGGACGAGCATCGAGACCTCGAGGTTCAGGCCGAAGGAGCGCATGTCCATGTTGCTGGATCCGATGACGGCCACCTCGTCGTCGATCGTCAGGCTCTTCGTGTGCAGGATGTAGGGCTTCCGGTACATCCAGATGCGCACACCCGCCCGAAGCAGTGCCTCGTAGTAGCTGCGCTGGGCGTGGTAGACCATCGCCTGGTCGCCTTCTTCCGAGACGAACAGCTGCACCTCGACGCCGCGGTCGACTGCCGCGGTGACGGCCAGGAGCAGGGCTTCGTCCGGCACGAAATAGGGGCTGACGATCATGATCTGCTTCTTGGCCGCGTACAGGAGGGCGAGGAAGAGCCGCAGGTTGTTCTCGACCTCGAACCCCGGCCCGGACGGCACTACCTGGCAGTCGAGGTCACCGGAGCCGATGTTGGCGTGCGAGATGTCGATCTCCTCGAGCACCTCGTCCGTCTCGCTGTACCAGTCGCTGAGGAAGATCGCGTTGACGCTCAGGACCACGGGCCCGTCCAACCGCACCATCAGGTCGACCCAGTGCAGACCGCGGCGGATGTTCTTCCGCAGGTTGTAGGTGGAGTCGGTGATGTTCTGCGAGCCGAGGAAGGCGATGTTGCCGTCCACGACGAGGAGCTTGCGGTGGTTGCGGAGATCCGGGCGCTGCATCTTGCCCTTGAGCGGCTGGACGGGCAGCATCAGGTGCCACTCCGCACCCATCTTGTTGAGACGGGCGATGGTCTGTCGATAGCGCGGCTTGCCCCGGTTCGCCCAGTGGTCCAGCAGCACGCGCACCGAGACGCCGCGCGCCGCCACCTCTTCGAGGGCGCGGAAGAAGTTGTCCGTCGACTCGTCGGATTGCAGGATGTAGAACTCGACGTGGACGTAATCCTGCGCGGTGCGGATGGCTTCCGCCATCTCGTCGAGCGATTCCTGGTAATCCGAGATCAGGTGCGCGCCGTTGTCGCCCGAGAGGGGCAGGGCGCCCAGACGCTGGTTCATCTGCACGATCGGCCCGAACCAGGCGGGGGCGTTCGGTCGCAGCGTCCCGAAGTGCAGATGCTCGCTGGTCTCCGCGATGTACTCGTTGATCTGCTCCTGCTTGCGGCGTCGAGCGCGCGGCAACCGCGGATTGCCGATCAGGAGGAACAGGAAGACGCCGACGACCGGGATGAAGAACACGGCCAGGAGCCAGGCCATCGCCGCCGTGGGACGGCGGTTGCGCGGGATGACGATGATGGCGGTGATGCGGATGATGATGTCGAGCACCAGGATGAAGGCGGCGACCCACCATCCCCACGACTCCGCGGTCATCACGCCCCCTCACCCACACCAGGGATCGTCACCCTGGGGCGCGCCGGGCCCGGCGCGTTCGCTTCACAGTAGCGGATGGGTCGGACTCAGGCCCGCGGCGGCAGGCCGCGCGCGGCACGCTCTTCGGCCTCGATCTGCGCGTGGACCTTCCGCTCGGTGCGATCGAACCGGAGGATGCCGCGGAGAACCACGAAGAAGACGATGCTGACTCCGACGGTCGGCAGGAGCGACCATGCCGCGGCGAGCCAGAAGTTGTCCATATCTCCATCGTACGCGAGCGACTCTTCGTGCACAGGTGCCGGTTCTCAGGATTCTCGTCCACAAGGCGCCGCGAACGGTCCGCCGGCGCCCGGAGAGCGCCAACCTCTCCTCATGACAACCGTGCTCCGCGCCTCCGGCTCCGCCCAGTTCCTCAGCATCGTGCCCGCCCTCGCCGGCTTCACGCCGCGGGAGAGCATCGCTCTCCTCCCGTTCCACGGCATCCGCTGCGACGGGGCGATGCGTCTCGATCTCCCGGACGCCGCCATCCCCGTTCTGCACTACGCCGCCGCGGCCGTCGACCTTGTCGCCCGTGTCCCGGGCACCGACGCGGTGGCCGTGGTCGTCTACACCGACGAATCGCCGCAGCACACACCCGACGGCCTCGTGCTCCCCCAGGCTGTCGCGGTCGACACGCTCCTCGGCTGCGCCGAGGAGGCGGGCCTGCGGGTGATCGAAGCGTTGTGCGTGACGGCAGAGGGATGGAGCCACTATGGCGATGCGGAACCGGAGCTGCACCCGCTGTCGGACATCACCCCGCCGCCTGCTGCGTCGGCGCTCGGTGACGTCTCCGGCGACCAGTTCTCCGGCGCCGAGCTCCCCCCTGTCCCCGCGGGGGAGGCGCAGCAGGTCGAGCGCGTGCTGCGGGGCCTCGACGGCGTGCTCGGCCCGAAACGCCAGCGCTCTACGCGTTCCGACGAGCCGCAGGTCCTCGCCGCGTGCGTCCTCCTCGATGACATTCCCGCGTTCCTCGAATCGGTCCTCGCCGACCCCGATGCGCTGCCGCCCCTGGCCACGGCGGCGCTCGTGTGGTGTCTAGGGCGCCCCCCGGTTCGAGACACCGCCATCGCGCAGTGGGCCACCGACCATCGCCACGGCATCCGAACCATGGAGGCGCAGCTCGCCTTCGCCGCCGCGGGATCGCCGGTGCCTGACGACATCGGCCGGGTTTTCCTCGGCTGCGGGCCCGCCCCGGACGGGGATCGGCTCCGCGCAGCGCTCCGCGTCGTCCGCCACGCCACCGCACGGGCGCCGAGAAAGGCCCGACCAGGGCCGCTCACGGTCGCTGCCTGGCTCTCCTGGGCGCTCGGACGCGCCACCCACGCCGGTCGCTACCTCGACATGGCACGCGAGATCGACCCGGCGTACAGCCTCGCCCTCCTGCTCGACACCATGATCTCCGGCGCCGTCCTGCCGGAGTGGGCGTTCCGCGGGAGGAGAGAGTGAGCGCTCCGGATCTACTTCACCAGCGGGAAGAGGATGGTCTCGCGGATGCCGAGGCCCGTGATCGCCATCAGCAGGCGGTCGATCCCCATTCCCATTCCCCCGGACGGCGGCATGCCGTGCTCGAGGGCGCGCAGGAACTCCTCGTCGATCGGCATCGCCTCGACGTCGCCGCGCGCAGCAAGCTTCGCCTGCTCGACGAATCGCTCGCGCTGGATGACCGGATCGACGAGCTCGGAGTAGCCGGTCGCCAGCTCGAAGCCGCGGATGTAGAGGTCCCACTTCTCCACGACGCCCTCGACGGAGCGGTGCTCTCGCACGAGCGGGGAGGTGTCGACGGGGAAGTCCATGACGAACGTCGGACGGACGAGGTCACCCTTCACGAAGTGCTCCCAGAGCTCTTCGACGAGCTTCCCGTGCGTGGCCTGCGGCGGCACGTCGACGCCATTCGCCTCGGCGAAGGCGATCAGGTCCTCAACGGCGTCCGTCGGCGTCACGGTGCGACCGGAGGCGGCCGACAGCGACTCGTACATCGAGATGCGGTCCCACTCGCCGCCCAGGTCGTACTCGGTGCCGTCGGCCCACGTGACGGTGGTCGACCCTGCCACGGCGATGGCTGCCTGCTGCACGAGCTCCTGCGTCAGCGCCGCCATCTGGTTGTAGTCGCCGTAGGCCTGATAGGCCTCGAGCATCGCGAACTCGGGGCTGTGCGTCGAGTCGGCGCCCTCATTGCGGAAGTTCCGGTTGATCTCGAAGACGCGCTCGATGCCGCCGACGACGGCGCGCTTCAGGTACAGCTCCGGCGCGATGCGGAGGTAGAGCTCAGTGTCGAAGGCATTGGAGTGGGTGATGAAGGGACGGGCGGACGCGCCACCGTGCTGCACCTGCAGCATGGGCGTCTCCACCTCGAGGTACCCGTGCGCGGCGAACGTCGACCGCAGGCTGGCATTCACGGCTGCACGGGCACGCACGGTCGTGCGCGCCTGCTCCCGCACGATGAGGTCGAGGTAGCGGCTGCGCACGCGGCCCTCTTCGCTGAGCTCGGCGTACGCGTTGGGAAGCGGCAAAATCGCCTTCGACGCGATGGCCCAGTCGTCCGCCATGATCGACAGTTCGCCGCGACGGCTGGAGATGACCTCGCCGTGCACGAAGACGTGGTCGCCGAGGTCGACGTACTCCTTCCACTCGGCGAGCGACTCCTCACCGACGTTGGCCAGAGAGATCATCGCCTGGATGCGGGTTCCGTCGCCGGCCTGCAGTGTGGCGAAGCAGAGTTTCCCGGTGTTGCGGCTGAACACCACGCGCCCCGCGACGCCGACGATGACGCCGGTCTCGGCGCCGGGCTCGAGGTCGCCGTACTCGGCACGCAGCGACGGGATCGTGTGCGTGACCGGCACGCCGACCGGGAAGGCGCCGCCACCGGCGTCCGTCCGCTTCTCGATGAGACGCTCGCGCTTCGCGAGGCGCACGGCCTTCTGCTCGTGGATGTCCTCTTCGGGGGAAGGGGCGGCCGAGGCCGCTTCGGGCGCGGCGGACGCGTCAGTCATGTGCGGGGCTCCTTGGAAGTCGCACCCAGTTTACCGAGATGGGGCGACGGCCTCCGGCCGGAAGGCGACGGGAAGGCCTCTGCCGTTCTCGCCTCCCGGCAGGCCTGGGTAGCCTCGAAGCATGGCACCCACCCGGATCGTCCGCGCGAGCGCCGTTCTCGCCCTCGCCTTCGTCGCCGTTCTCGCGCCGGACGGTGCCATGGCCACGGACCATCCGGCAGCGAGGACCGCCGGGTCGACGAACGAGTCCGCCGCCGATGTCGACGACTTCTCGTATGCCGCCTGGGACGCCGTGTACGACGTCGGCCTCGACGACGACGGCCGGGCGCACATGCTCGTGACGGAGACTCTCGTCGCGCGGTTCCCCGACGCCGACCAGAACCGAGGCATCGTGCGGGGCCTGGCGACGACGTACAAGGGCGCCGGGGTCGACACGCGTGTGCTCGGCGTCACGGACGAGGACGGCGCAGCGGTCCCGTACGAAACCGACGAGGACGACGGAACGCTCTTCATCCTCACGGGAGACGACGACTTCGTCCACGGCCTCACCACCTACGTCATCGAGTACGAGATGCGCGACATCATCGTGGGCAGTGCTCCGGAGGCGTCAGGTTCGCGTTCCGCCGACGAGTTCTACTGGGATCTGCTGCCGCTCGACAGCACGCAACCGATCGATGCGTTCCGCGCCGACATCCGCTTCGATGCGGCCCTCAGCGCTCATCTCACCGGTGCGACGAAGTGCTACCTCGGCCCCTCCGGATCCACCGAACCCTGTGATCTCGAAGGACCGGTCGAGGAGGGAGACGGGACCGTCTTCCGCGTCGAGGCGGCAGCACTCCCCGCCGGCGACGGCGTGACGGTAGCCGTCGGCTTCGACGCGGGGACCGTCGCCCAGCCCGCCGCGCGAACGCCCGACCCCGTCGCCGACCTCGGCCCCGTCATCGCTGCCGTCGGCAGTGTCGGCTTGTCCGCGGCCGGGTGGGCCGCGGCGGTGGCCGCCGGCCGGCGTCGACGCCGCGCCACCGGCATCATCGTGGCGCAGTACGACGTCCCCGACGACCAGCCGCCGCTGCTCGCGGCCGCGCTCATCCCGGGAGCGAAGAACGTCGTCCCCGCGGAGATCGTCCACCTCGCCGTCCGTGGCGCGCTGCGGATCGAAGAAGGCCCCTCGGAGGAGGCGCCACGGCTGCGCCGGCGTCCGCACAGCACGGCGCCGAGCCCGCTCGACGAGGCGGCACTCGACGCGCTCTTCGCCCGGGCAGATGCGGACGGCGTCGTGGACCTGCCGACCGAGAGCGAGGCCTTCGCCGGGCGGATGACGGCGCTGACGACGAAGGGGCAGGAGGAAGCTGCGCGGCGCGGCTTCACGACGAAGGTCCGCAGCCGTGCGGCGATGATCCTGCAGGCAGTCGCGATCGGCGTCGCCCTGGTCGGTCTCGTCGTCGCCATCGTCGCTGTGGCATCCGGGCGGTTGTCCGCCGGCCCGGCGCTCCTGGCGATCTCCGTCGGGGCGCTGCTCGTCGCGGCCTCGAGCTTCTTCACGTTCTCGCGGCACACCGTGCTCACGCCGGCCGGCGCCCTGGCGTACGAACATCTGCAGGGGGTGCGGGAGTTCATCCGCGTCGCCGAGGAGGACCGTTTGAGGATGCTGCAGTCCTACACCGGCGCAGAACGACGCACCGACGACGGGGCGGACGTCATCCACGTCTACGAGCGTCTCCTCCCCTACGCGATGCTGTTCGGCATGGAGGACGAATGGGGTCGGGTCCTCGAGAAC includes:
- a CDS encoding LCP family protein, whose protein sequence is MSENTRRRRTVARHGQLRSPGPISQLLKFLAIGMAVVLVSGIGVAAYFYLDFSNTVSANAVDLDGQEDLPPDIGEYKGGFNLVLTGVDTCEDDYKQYFGDRCTGGDAEGTLNDVNLLVHVSEEPRRITVVSFPRDLMIPIPSCEDEDGNATAAMSKQPLNVAYTDGGLNCVVRTISALTDQEVQFAASVTFGGVIEITNAIGGVDVCLANPIRDRYTGLDMAAGTHTVQGLEALQFLRTRHGVGDGSDLGRIGNQQQYMSSLARKLISGEVLGNVPVMLRLANTGIQNLETSTSLADPMMIVQIALAVKSVPFEDIVFVQYPTLTDWDDPNKVVPNDEAAAALWDAIEANAQLQITHENTSNDGVVVEEPTTPTEPTEPTTPTQEATPAPTTAPDVVALPDSIKGNSAAQQTCSNGNVR
- a CDS encoding HAD family hydrolase, whose product is MTAPWLVGLDVDGTILLQDETMSPRVPEAIARVRDAGHMVTIATGRSWMATRRYVEELGLTAEYVVCSNGAVTMRRDGDAWERWHVETFDPTPVLALLRDRLPDARYMVELGSGQRLFTEQLDDWTLDGGRQVDFDELGALPVSRIVVVSPGHDEDDFHRLVADAGLNEVSYAIGWTAWLDIAPQGVDKGTALERVRDELGLDAARVLVAGDGRNDIGMFGWAQRGGGRAVAMGQAPAEVKGAAGEITADVEQGGLADALDTLPAPAQVDAGE
- the serS gene encoding serine--tRNA ligase is translated as MIDLALLRDNPEIVRRSQAARGNDQSTVDVALEADRSRRSALAAFEELRAEQNAFGKQVAKAPKEEKAALVAQAKDLADRVKQAQQAANEAAEAAAVALARIENVVIDGVPAGGEADFVELRRVGDVPAFDFEPRDHLELGELLGAIDMERGAKVSGARFYFLRGIGARLEIALMNLALDKALQNGFVPLITPTLVRPEIMQGTGFLGEHADEVYHLDKDDDLYLVGTSEVALAGYHKDEIVDLASGALRYAGWSTCYRREAGSHGKDTRGIIRVHQFNKLEMFVYTTAEDAEAEHLRLVALQEEMLTSLGLAYRVIDVAAGDLGSSAARKYDIEAWVPTQGAFRELTSTSNCTTYQARRLDVRYRPAAEEGGTAPKTQHVATLNGTLATTRWIVALLETHQQADGSVRVPEVLRPYLGGLEVIRPLADEQTAR
- a CDS encoding diacylglycerol/lipid kinase family protein gives rise to the protein MTTSPPVLKQAALVYNPVKVDGKRLRAQVRDLSRGAGWDHPAFYPTTVQDAGQGATAEALARGVDVVLVAGGDGTVRAVAEAIANTGVPLAILPSGTGNLLARNLGLPLADPAEMIRAALGEFRHPIDIGWARMTREDGSEEEHAFVVLAGIGLDADMIANTRADLKRSVGWIAYVDGAARSLPRAKPFRAVYQIGTGRLHSTKVHSILFANCGTLPAGISLIPDASITDATLDVAVIQPTGVLGWLGVWRKIWWDNSVLRRFRAGRFVLERRSTDASVHYFRGARAEAAAPAPTPIELDGDEFGEAVHVTCRADPAALLLALPTGHPVHIL
- the cls gene encoding cardiolipin synthase, with the translated sequence MTAESWGWWVAAFILVLDIIIRITAIIVIPRNRRPTAAMAWLLAVFFIPVVGVFLFLLIGNPRLPRARRRKQEQINEYIAETSEHLHFGTLRPNAPAWFGPIVQMNQRLGALPLSGDNGAHLISDYQESLDEMAEAIRTAQDYVHVEFYILQSDESTDNFFRALEEVAARGVSVRVLLDHWANRGKPRYRQTIARLNKMGAEWHLMLPVQPLKGKMQRPDLRNHRKLLVVDGNIAFLGSQNITDSTYNLRKNIRRGLHWVDLMVRLDGPVVLSVNAIFLSDWYSETDEVLEEIDISHANIGSGDLDCQVVPSGPGFEVENNLRLFLALLYAAKKQIMIVSPYFVPDEALLLAVTAAVDRGVEVQLFVSEEGDQAMVYHAQRSYYEALLRAGVRIWMYRKPYILHTKSLTIDDEVAVIGSSNMDMRSFGLNLEVSMLVRGEEFVAEMREVEDKYRSLSRELTLEEWLQQPLRSTVLDNLARLTSALQ
- a CDS encoding DUF4192 domain-containing protein; translation: MTTVLRASGSAQFLSIVPALAGFTPRESIALLPFHGIRCDGAMRLDLPDAAIPVLHYAAAAVDLVARVPGTDAVAVVVYTDESPQHTPDGLVLPQAVAVDTLLGCAEEAGLRVIEALCVTAEGWSHYGDAEPELHPLSDITPPPAASALGDVSGDQFSGAELPPVPAGEAQQVERVLRGLDGVLGPKRQRSTRSDEPQVLAACVLLDDIPAFLESVLADPDALPPLATAALVWCLGRPPVRDTAIAQWATDHRHGIRTMEAQLAFAAAGSPVPDDIGRVFLGCGPAPDGDRLRAALRVVRHATARAPRKARPGPLTVAAWLSWALGRATHAGRYLDMAREIDPAYSLALLLDTMISGAVLPEWAFRGRRE
- the lysS gene encoding lysine--tRNA ligase, which produces MTDASAAPEAASAAPSPEEDIHEQKAVRLAKRERLIEKRTDAGGGAFPVGVPVTHTIPSLRAEYGDLEPGAETGVIVGVAGRVVFSRNTGKLCFATLQAGDGTRIQAMISLANVGEESLAEWKEYVDLGDHVFVHGEVISSRRGELSIMADDWAIASKAILPLPNAYAELSEEGRVRSRYLDLIVREQARTTVRARAAVNASLRSTFAAHGYLEVETPMLQVQHGGASARPFITHSNAFDTELYLRIAPELYLKRAVVGGIERVFEINRNFRNEGADSTHSPEFAMLEAYQAYGDYNQMAALTQELVQQAAIAVAGSTTVTWADGTEYDLGGEWDRISMYESLSAASGRTVTPTDAVEDLIAFAEANGVDVPPQATHGKLVEELWEHFVKGDLVRPTFVMDFPVDTSPLVREHRSVEGVVEKWDLYIRGFELATGYSELVDPVIQRERFVEQAKLAARGDVEAMPIDEEFLRALEHGMPPSGGMGMGIDRLLMAITGLGIRETILFPLVK
- a CDS encoding DUF2207 domain-containing protein gives rise to the protein MAPTRIVRASAVLALAFVAVLAPDGAMATDHPAARTAGSTNESAADVDDFSYAAWDAVYDVGLDDDGRAHMLVTETLVARFPDADQNRGIVRGLATTYKGAGVDTRVLGVTDEDGAAVPYETDEDDGTLFILTGDDDFVHGLTTYVIEYEMRDIIVGSAPEASGSRSADEFYWDLLPLDSTQPIDAFRADIRFDAALSAHLTGATKCYLGPSGSTEPCDLEGPVEEGDGTVFRVEAAALPAGDGVTVAVGFDAGTVAQPAARTPDPVADLGPVIAAVGSVGLSAAGWAAAVAAGRRRRRATGIIVAQYDVPDDQPPLLAAALIPGAKNVVPAEIVHLAVRGALRIEEGPSEEAPRLRRRPHSTAPSPLDEAALDALFARADADGVVDLPTESEAFAGRMTALTTKGQEEAARRGFTTKVRSRAAMILQAVAIGVALVGLVVAIVAVASGRLSAGPALLAISVGALLVAASSFFTFSRHTVLTPAGALAYEHLQGVREFIRVAEEDRLRMLQSYTGAERRTDDGADVIHVYERLLPYAMLFGMEDEWGRVLENAYSREAHGPTWIGDPTSFALRTSLVAFVSSSTAAATYSAPSTGTSSSTGGSFGGGFSGGGGGGGFSGGR